A single window of Nicotiana tomentosiformis chromosome 1, ASM39032v3, whole genome shotgun sequence DNA harbors:
- the LOC138905415 gene encoding uncharacterized protein encodes MEPFMSQKYCKKLNAMVLPWRNGSHVWRKRLECRELVEHQILWQIRMGSSLFWIDNWAGLGALYFITPPHFYCDEEVRNMRDVIHKDGWEVDKIMEILPEELALHILENINPPEQCEKLDISYWMLETRGDFSVKSALEYLRRRDDPSIIYKNMWVKGLPFKIFFFLWKVWKGKLELDDTLR; translated from the coding sequence ATGGAGCCCTTTATGAGTCAGAAGTACTGCAAAAAATTGAATGCAATGGTATTGCCATGGAGAAATGGATCACATGTTTGGAGGAAAAGGCTTGAATGTAGGGAGTTGGTTGAGCATCAAATTTTGTGGCAAATACGAATGGGATCTTCATTATTTTGGATTGATAATTGGGCAGGCTTGGGTGCACTCTATTTCATTACTCCTCCTCACTTTTATTGTGATGAAGAGGTTCGTAATATGAGGGATGTAATCCATAAAGATGGCTGGGAGGTGGATAAAATTATGGAGATTCTGCCGGAAGAACTAGCTTTACATATTCTGGAAAACATAAATCCTCCAGAGCAGTGTGAGAAGCTAGATATTTCGTACTGGATGCTAGAAACTAGGGGGGATTTTAGTGTGAAGTCTGCATTGGAATATCTTAGAAGAAGGGATGATCCTAGTATTATATACAAGAACATGTGGGTTAAAGGACTTCCTTTCAAGATCTTTTTCTTCTTGTGGAAAGTATGGAAAGGAAAACTAGAATTGGATGATACACTTAGATGA